In Meleagris gallopavo isolate NT-WF06-2002-E0010 breed Aviagen turkey brand Nicholas breeding stock chromosome 2, Turkey_5.1, whole genome shotgun sequence, the following are encoded in one genomic region:
- the LOC100549612 gene encoding interferon-induced very large GTPase 1: protein MESQEERAEDLEKANLAKQLLAETFQSEGLDEGYWLPKLLKILGVKSKEALKHLQYEDYLKLECEVRYPWEKTALQKLLQITDNKATAEELQKQRLEMMKQRQEEAKQALQNLKDMHQSHSYSKEMIRQKEEALWQAMDIPREYWAPPERALADVLASIQKQLEQQEMSLGRSENVSDKEVLRRASGGLALQGIYQTNSLADVLAKREQLIRVPTGFKLAGPEQGSLLERKEFSSSAAEANFTKSMEQLGFSLSASAKARFWGFSVEGGVDYSSSSHKEDTHHSRSEQTYICTTKYQYTPMASCYFQKDQLLLSDGALRELQHIEELLSITEEADRLNMLKSRCANFFSRFGSHVNQGPLHFGGIFWWKASSEGFRTEQREEMKQQASEALNCFVRASFSSFAGSVGMNVDASKSSSQASLERSDRGSSHTAIQLSVTNTGGPSETDSLAQWKCGLVASNTTWFVIDRGFQLIPVWDIILSNHSSDFKSCYQVSSSLRAAYEALTNHSVGTVFGEELASAVEEARAFLEHMKTWEVTGDERKLLTVIDFKQALNEKTKNPSVWINVCLSHKAMQEFLVNTVLFCQKSPPENITYIKSLLQCLLDPHIYSVKDFPRASFIMQWIFNTEHTFPKTPNVSEIQDLIKTLLQMKEHIQEVTYSPATSVSAIHEAKIKATLTVSLAVYSLLQYLQERAEKDIELLVLLVTTTIGYQLESSTFQYLLGCPEITFMAKEMQTAHDEYQSLKEQDVYRAEAFLLFTGLTMTSESSEVSPEQKSERLAFVEDKMKNSWCAQIEDLLKRQNVIKDWEGLERDLQSYISGQLEDTAVDLKKHSIIKDMEETLQGIQPHSPSKPQSDDSKSKTNQASANPEFLNLLKRLGLESYYPRKMGSEDFHIIHKTSVHDSQPSKESELPFYFLQKLLCVDYSVRYLTCKDESKPEFVPIPKATEEEPSDSFDDFFGDLDEGTSESATRESHVHPMDLQMAIFHCANDFMRQYIASKLAFCQFALPLLVPNPCTSQIEFPLWSLSQIKKSWKGAAKSGETMKSSSYTNKLICQAETPIVSFIRIGSSPSSSKSQLLNALLSKQKHDTFFHRHCKGSTRDCLLMKGVVEISWYCPRGSDDDSFDSCVAFCNLHGDARDHEAQLSFLQEISAVNVVLVSESDQSDKKGRQILQDLWQSQRPLVCLFTEKENIAAGRSSQNVRIGIKNRNEAELMGELTKTIRDLLEGSSTQSSLNMCLGTAHQHGFLVDEDAEACAIAKEKANELVKLLKGEKLFEIKSKLLPLQGELWYNWCKKDKELTRLQEKRNKSIEHHRSQIECDKAAIRRKQLDKAFPLNQLMKSFLGFLQSQPVNTKKYFLHWMKVFMDDLSSNRLDELKRQYHQLWSQILAIKKSNEENNRKTVMMKRLDSLSNEINDSSIGLEHILREVGQIYEALESTNSKDVCILKLPEIAADLMVSGYPIELMDGDASYVPLQWVAAIFDRLIEKLGDQRVFVLSVLGIQSTGKSTLLNAMFGLQFNVSAGRCTRGAFMQLIKVDDKLQQDVNFDYMLVVDTEGLRAIEMANKHSLNHDNELATFVIGIGNMTLINIFGENPSEMQDILQIAVQAFLRMKRVKLSPSCLFVHQNVGEITAKEKNMEGQRRLQQKLDEMTVTAAQQEFCDITCFSDVIRFDVNTHIHYFAHLWEGNPPMAPPNPTYSQNVQELKSKILLAAKKESPGSVLRLSSLKVRISDLWNALRNENFIFSFKNSVEVAAYKKLETSFSQWTWKLRRHILDLQTQLENKVQNGELDRVTIKELENLVQETSDAITKDMEKFFSEDRDCEILIQWKSSTELKLKELKASLLDGTRRKCEKLLELKKSQSRLDERKCEYENELLKKSRELALSVKGKELSEQELRSNFDTLWMIWITEVSSNAPPLEEVNIDVEIENVLLEHFTVPNVVEQIMKFSKQTTFSLDEKKHISKKKMLGFIPLSFSESDLCTLQHITDSIIRRVKENIDQKEKNKMDYSHTFIHEIINEVQEGMKAVPSSEKYHFTKDYRIDLSVYLCRMAAARFKDMHAAFRKANDPVIYLKSKREDFFKCFQISCQGATSITTFADFLCSKIAPGLRLAIYDKTALVIAEHMRSEIPDFNGSRANLEVCILKYLAQEENFEKFKHYLSSPSNFLESYIQTHVETYCLDQNSRLVMFLDKILTQFYETIVKAVFASTTVAKDRRDSSNIISLWLDEFCRELGGVLRLPRSDLVGIEHLEITDIEFLNNAMMEALSPLRDRLKEEFARADLSSFEKQPHKILLEQFPGCKEQCPFCKAVCTNTMPNHDGDHQLVFHRPEVLGRYKWHNTDNLVIDICSSFVVSDCSFRIGEDTWIPYKKYRDAGHPYSTWNILPDTSLQKYWKWFVCHFRAQLEELYNGKFHGKGEIPASWHTITKQEALDELR from the coding sequence ATGGAGTCCCAGGAGGAGAGAGCAGAGGATTTGGAAAAGGCAAATCTTGCTAAACAACTGCTGGcagaaacatttcagagcgAAGGACTGGATGAAGGATACTGGCTTCCCAAGCTGTTGAAGATATTAGGTGTGAAATCCAAAGAAGCCTTGAAACATCTGCAATATGAAGACTATCTGAAGCTGGAGTGTGAGGTACGGTACCCCTGGGAGAAAACAGCACTCCAAAAGCTTTTGCAAATTACAGACAACAAGGCAactgctgaggagctgcagaagcagcGCCTGGAGATGATGAAGCAGAGGCAAGAAGAAGCCAAGCAAGCCCTTCAGAACCTGAAAGATATGCATCAGAGCCACAGCTACAGCAAGGAGATGATAAGACAGAAAGAGGAGGCACTATGGCAAGCCATGGACATTCCCAGAGAGTACTGGGCACCACCAGAGAGGGCATTGGCAGATGTGCTTGCAAGCATCCAGAAGCAActggagcagcaggagatgTCCTTGGGCAGGAGTGAGAATGTCTCTGACAAGGAGGTCCTGAGACGGGCATCAGGAGGGCTGGCTCTGCAGGGCATTTACCAAACCAACAGCCTGGCAGATGTGCTGGCAAAACGAGAGCAGCTCATCAGAGTCCCAACTGGTTTCAAGCTTGCTGGTCCGGAGCAAGGGTCACTGCTTGAGAGGAAGGAGttctcctcctctgcagcagaAGCCAATTTCACCAAGTCCATGGAGCAGCTGGGCTTCAGCCTAAGCGCTTCTGCCAAAGCCAGGTTCTGGGGGTTCAGTGTTGAAGGAGGTGTAGATTACAGCAGCTCCTCACACAAGGAAGACACTCACCACTCACGTTCAGAGCAGACGTACATTTGTACCACCAAGTACCAGTACACCCCCATGGCCTCCTGCTACTTCCAAAAGGACCAGCTTCTCCTCTCAGATGGGGCCCTGAGGGAGCTGCAACACATCGAGGAGCTTCTGAGCATCACTGAGGAGGCAGACAGGCTCAACATGCTGAAGAGCAGGTGTGCCAACTTCTTCAGCAGGTTTGGGTCCCACGTCAACCAGGGACCCCTCCACTTTGGGGGCATATTCTGGTGGAAAGCATCTTCCGAAGGATTCAGGACAGAGCAAAGGGAAGAGATGAAGCAACAAGCATCTGAAGCACTGAACTGCTTTGTCAGGGCAAGCTTCAGCAGCTTTGCTGGCAGTGTGGGAATGAATGTGGACGCTTCAAAGTCCAGCTCACAGGCATCACTTGAGAGAAGCGATAGaggcagcagccacacagcGATTCAGCTCTCTGTGACCAACACAGGGGGTCCATCAGAGACAGATTCCCTTGCCCAGTGGAAGTGTGGGCTCGTGGCCAGTAACACAACCTGGTTTGTTATTGACAGGGGCTTTCAGCTGATCCCAGTGTGGGATATAATCCTGTCCAACCATAGCAGTGATTTTAAATCCTGCTATCAAGTGAGCAGCAGCCTCAGGGCTGCATATGAAGCACTCACGAATCACAGTGTTGGCACAGTGTTTGGAGAGGAACTGGCCAGTGCCGTGGAAGAGGCCAGAGCTTTCCTGGAGCACATGAAGACATGGGAGGTCACTGGGGATGAAAGGAAACTGCTCACAGTGATTGATTTCAAACAGGCTCtgaatgaaaaaacaaaaaatcccagtGTCTGGATCAATGTATGCCTCTCACATAAGGCAATGCAGGAGTTCCTGGTGaatactgttctgttttgcCAAAAATCGCCTCCAGAAAACATCACCTACATCAAatctctgctgcagtgcctgctggATCCTCACATCTATTCCGTTAAGGACTTCCCCAGGGCTTCCTTCATTATGCAATGGATTTTCAACACTGAGCACACGTTTCCCAAAACTCCCAATGTTTCTGAGATTCAGGATCTCATCAAGACACTGCTGCAAATGAAGGAGCACATTCAGGAAGTCACCTACTCGCCAGCCACGTCTGTATCTGCCATTCATGAAGCAAAGATCAAAGCCACCCTGACTGTAAGCCTGGCTGTTTATTCTTTGCTCCAGTATCTGCAGGAAAGGGCAGAGAAAGACATAGAGCTATTAGTGCTCTTAGTTACAACCACGATAGGATACCAACTAGAAAGCAGCACTTTTCAGTACCTCCTTGGTTGTCCAGAAATTACCTTCATGGCCAAGGAAATGCAAACAGCACATGATGAGTATCAGAGCCTGAAGGAGCAGGATGTTTACAGAGCCGAGGCCTTCCTGCTCTTCACAGGCCTCACCATGACATCCGAAAGCAGTGAGGTGTCCCCTGAGCAGAAGAGTGAGCGCTTAGCGTTCGTGGAAGACAAGATGAAGAACTCATGGTGTGCACAGATAGAAGATCTCCTCAAGAGACAGAATGTGATCAAAGACTGGGAGGGGCTGGAAAGAGACTTGCAGTCCTACATCAGTGGGCAATTGGAGGACACCGCTGTTGATCTGAAGAAACACAGCATAATCAAAGACATGGAAGAGACTTTGCAAGGAATACAGCCTCACAGTCCATCCAAACCCCAATCAGATGACAGCAAATCCAAAACTAATCAAGCCAGTGCAAACCCAGAGTTCCTCAACTTACTTAAGCGCCTTGGGCTAGAAAGCTACTATCCAAGAAAAATGGGGTCGGAAGACTTCCACATCATACACAAGACATCTGTACATGACAGCCAGCCCAGCAAGGAGAGTGAACTACCTTTTTACTTCCTGCAAAAGCTATTGTGTGTGGACTACAGTGTGCGGTACCTGACTTGCAAGGACGAGAGTAAGCCAGAATTCGTGCCCATACCAAAAGCCACAGAGGAAGAGCCCTCTGATTCCTTTGATGACTTCTTTGGTGATTTGGATGAAGGAACCTCTGAATCTGCAACCAGGGAGAGCCACGTGCACCCAATGGACCTCCAGATGGCCATTTTTCATTGTGCCAATGATTTCATGAGGCAGTACATTGCATCAAAGCTTGCCTTCTGCCAGTTTGCACTCCCCCTCCTGGTACCCAACCCATGCACTTCACAGATCGAGTTCCCTCTCTGGTCCCTCAGCCAAATCaaaaagagctggaaaggaGCAGCAAAATCAGGAGAGACGATGAAAAGTAGCAGCTACACAAACAAACTCATTTGTCAGGCAGAGACACCCATCGTGTCCTTCATACGCATCGGcagctctccttcctcttccaagTCTCAGCTCCTGAACGCTCTGCTGAGCAAACAAAAACACGACACGTTTTTCCATCGGCATTGCAAAGGCAGCACCAGAGACTGTTTGCTGATGAAAGGTGTGGTGGAGATCTCCTGGTATTGTCCCCGTGGTAGCGATGATGACAGTTTTGACAGCTGTGTTGCTTTCTGTAACCTGCACGGAGATGCCAGGGATCACGAGGCACAGCTGAGCTTCTTGCAGGAGATCTCTGCTGTGAACGTGGTGCTCGTTTCTGAGTCTGATCAGAGTGATAAGAAAGGCAGGCAAATTTTACAAGACCTGTGGCAGTCTCAGAGGCCCTTGGTTTGTCTTTTCACCGAGAAAGAGAATATTGCAGCTGGCCGATCTAGCCAAAATGTAAGAATAGGTATCAAGAACAGGAATGAAGCAGAATTAATGGGCGAGCTGACAAAAACAATCCGAGATCTCCTGGAGGGCTCAAGCACACAATCTAGCCTCAATATGTGTCTGGGCACAGCTCACCAGCACGGCTTCTTAGTCGATGAAGATGCAGAAGCGTGTGCCATAGCCAAAGAAAAGGCAAACGAGTTGGTGAAGCTGCTGAAGGGAGAGAAGCTGTTTGAGATCAAATCAAAGCTTCTGCCTCTTCAAGGAGAACTGTGGTACAATTGGTGTAAAAAGGACAAAGAACTCACTCGCTTACAGGAGAAGAGGAACAAGAGCATAGAACATCATCGGAGCCAAATTGAATGTGACAAAGCTGCCATAAGAAGAAAGCAACTGGACAAAGCATTTCCCCTCAATCAGCTGATGAAATCATTCCTTGGCTTTCTCCAGTCACAGCCAGTCAATACCAAGAAATACTTCCTGCACTGGATGAAGGTCTTCATGGATGACCTGTCCTCCAATCGCCTTGATGAACTGAAGAGACAGTATCATCAGTTATGGTCTCAAATCCTGgcaataaagaaaagcaatgaagaaaacaacCGCAAAACTGTAATGATGAAAAGGTTAGATTCCCTTTCCAATGAAATCAATGATTCGTCCATTGGCCTTGAGCACATTTTGAGAGAGGTAGGGCAGATTTATGAAGCTCTTGAATCAACCAACTCCAAAGATGTATGTATTCTCAAACTACCTGAAATTGCAGCTGATCTGATGGTTTCAGGGTATCCCATTGAGCTGATGGATGGTGATGCTTCTTACGTACCCTTGCAGTGGGTTGCAGCAATCTTTGACAGGTTAATTGAGAAGTTAGGTGACCAGCGAGTCTTTGTCCTCTCCGTGCTTGGCATCCAGAGCACAGGGAAGTCAACCCTACTGAATGCCATGTTTGGTCTCCAGTTCAATGTCAGTGCTGGCAGATGCACCCGGGGAGCTTTTATGCAGCTCATTAAAGTGGACGACAAACTGCAGCAGGATGTGAACTTTGATTACATGCTGGTTGTGGACACGGAAGGACTTCGTGCCATAGAGATGGCCAATAAGCACTCACTAAATCATGACAACGAGCTGGCCACCTTTGTCATTGGCATTGGCAACATGACTCTGATCAACATCTTTGGAGAGAACCCTTCGGAAATGCAAGACATCCTTCAGATTGCAGTGCAGGCTTTTCTGAGGATGAAGCGAGTCAAGCTTTCCCCAAGCTGCCTGTTTGTACATCAAAACGTGGGCGAAATAACggcaaaggaaaagaacatgGAAGGACAAAGGCGTCTGCAGCAGAAGCTGGATGAAATGACAGTGacagcagcccagcaggaaTTCTGCGACATCACCTGCTTCAGTGATGTCATCCGCTTTGACGTGAACACCCACATTCATTACTTTGCTCACCTGTGGGAGGGTAACCCGCCAATGGCACCACCCAACCCCACCTACAGCCAGAACGTCCAGGAATTAAAGAGCAAAATTCTCCTTGCTGCCAAGAAGGAATCTCCAGGCAGTGTTCTGAGGCTCTCCAGCTTGAAAGTTCGTATTAGTGACCTGTGGAACGCCTTGCGGaatgaaaacttcattttcagcttcAAGAACTCGGTGGAGGTTGCTGCATACAAGAAACTGGAAACCTCCTTTAGTCAGTGGACCTGGAAACTGAGAAGGCACATCTTAGACTTGCAAACGCAGCTGGAGAATAAGGTTCAGAATGGAGAGCTGGATAGAGTCACCATAAAAGAGCTTGAAAATCTTGTGCAAGAAACAAGTGATGCCATCACCAAAGACATGGAGAAGTTCTTCAGTGAAGACAGAGACTGTGAGATACTGATTCAGTGGAAAAGTAGCACGGAACTGAAGCTGAAAGAGCTAAAAGCTTCCCTTCTTGATGGAACCAGAAGGAAGTGTGAGAAACTTCTAGAACTAAAGAAGAGTCAGAGTAGACTGGATGAGAGGAAATGTGAATATGAGAATGAGCTCCTGAAAAAGAGCAGGGAGCTGGCTCTGTCTGTAAAAGGCAAGGAATTAAGTGAACAAGAACTGAGAAGTAACTTTGATACCCTCTGGATGATCTGGATTACTGAAGTGTCTTCTAATGCTCCCCCTCTGGAAGAGGTGAACATTGATGTGGAAATAGAAAATGTCCTTCTAGAACACTTTACGGTGCCTAACGTAGTTGAACAAATCATGAAGTTTTCCAAGCAGACCACCTTTTCACTTGATGAGAAGAAACACATATCCAAGAAAAAGATGTTGGGCTTTATTCCTTTAAGTTTTAGTGAGTCTGATTTGTGCACCTTACAGCACATTACAGACAGCATCATAAGGCGTGTGAAGGAAAACATTGaccagaaggaaaagaacaaaatggatTACAGTCACACTTTCATCcatgaaataataaatgaagTGCAGGAAGGTATGAAAGCTGTCCCTAGCtctgaaaaatatcattttactAAAGATTACAGAATAGATCTTTCAGTGTATCTGTGCAGAATGGCAGCAGCCAGGTTTAAAGACATGCACGCAGCCTTCAGGAAAGCAAATGACCCAGTCATCTACCTGAAGAGCAAGAGAGAAGatttcttcaaatgtttccagatttcttgCCAAGGTGCCACTTCTATCACAACATTTGCTGATTTCCTGTGCAGTAAGATTGCCCCAGGTCTTCGCCTGGCCATTTATGACAAGACAGCTCTTGTCATAGCTGAACATATGAGGAGCGAAATACCAGATTTCAATGGCAGTAGAGCCAATCTGGAAGTTTGCATACTGAAATATCTGgcacaagaagaaaattttgaaaaattcaagCATTACCTTAGTTCCCCATCAAACTTTTTGGAGAGTTACATTCAGACACATGTTGAGACATACTGTTTAGATCAGAACAGTAGGCTGGTGATGTTTTTAGATAAAATTCTTACTCAGTTCTACGAAACCATTGTGAAAGCTGTCTTTGCATCAACCACTGTTGCCAAAGACAGAAGAGACAGCAGTAATATAATCAGTCTTTGGCTGGATGAATTCTGCAGAGAACTTGGAGGGGTCCTAAGATTGCCCAGGAGTGACCTGGTTGGCATTGAACATCTGGAGATAACAGACATAGAGTTCCTGAATAACGCCATGATGGAGGCACTTTCTCCCCTGAGGGATCGTCTCAAGGAAGAGTTTGCTCGTGCTGATTTGAGCTCATTTGAAAAGCAGCCTCATAAAATACTGCTGGAACAGTTTCCAGGGTGCAAGGAGCAGTGTCCATTTTGTAAGGCAGTTTGCACAAACACTATGCCAAACCATGATGGAGACCACCAGCTTGTCTTCCATCGTCCAGAAGTTTTGGGCAGATACAAATGGCATAACACAGACAACCTTGTCATTGATATTTGCTCTAGCTTTGTTGTCAGTGACTGTAGCTTCAGGATTGGTGAAGACACATGGATCCCATACAAGAAATACCGAGATGCAGGACATCCTTACTCCACTTGGAACATTCTTCCTGATACATCCTTGCAAAAATACTGGAAATGGTTTGTGTGTCATTTCAGGGCACAGCTAGAAGAACTCTACAATGGTAAATTTCACGGCAAAGGAGAAATCCCTGCTTCATGGCACACAATTACAAAGCAGGAAGCACTTGATGAACTGAGGTAG
- the LOC104910019 gene encoding sterile alpha motif domain-containing protein 12-like has protein sequence MEPRIQDGAKELQEGCLPNKVPPAEWTVPEVCAWLSARHGDLAPLAAEHAVTGRALLRLTEGTLQRMGVAPCSRRWELLQELLGLRLQQELEELLCIVEGEQHPKGHGDVPTGGPRSPPSPE, from the exons ATGGAGCCCCGGATACAGGATGGAGCtaaggagctgcaggagggatgTTTGCCCAATAAG GTGCCCCCAGCAGAATGGACGGTGCCAGAGGTGTGTGCATGGCTGAGTGCACGACACGGGGACCTGGCACCTCTGGCAGCTGAGCATGCGGTCACCGGGAGAGCCCTGCTGCGCTTGACGGAGGGGACGCTGCAACGCATGGGGGTGGCACCGTGCAGCCGAcgctgggagctgctgcaggagctgttgGGCCTGCgtctgcagcaggagctggaggagctgctgtgcatCGTCGAGGGGGAGCAGCATCCAAAGGGCCATGGTGATGTCCCCACAGGTGGACCAAGATCACCTCCATCCCCAGAGTGA
- the HADHB gene encoding trifunctional enzyme subunit beta, mitochondrial isoform X2 has translation MTSMLTHTIRNLPASSAWAVRVFARSLSCSSQLQAPAVQPKSKKTLAKSGVKNIVVVEGVRIPFLQSGTSYADLMPHDLARAALQGLLNRTSVPRDVVDYIVYGTVIQEVKTSNVAREAALGAGFSDKTPAHTVTMACISSNQAMTTGIGLIAAGQCDVVVAGGVELMSDVPIRHSRKMRKTMLTLNRAKTVGQKLALISKIRPDYFAPELPAVAEFSTSETMGHSADRLAAAFAISRVEQDEYALRSHTLAKKAQEEGLLLDVVPFKVPGKDTVTKDNGIRPSSLEQMSKLKPAFVKPYGTVTAANSSFLTDGASAMLLMSEEKALALGYKPKAYLRDFVYVSQDPKDQLLLGPTYATPKVLEKAGLTMADIDVFEFHEAFAGQILANMKAMDSDWFAQNYMGRKSKVGAPPLEKFNTWGGSLSLGHPFGATGCRLAITAAHRLKKEGGQYGLVAACAAGGQGHAMLVELYPQ, from the exons CTGTTCAGCCTAAGAGTAAGAAGACCTTAGCCAAAAGTGGTGTGAAGAATATTGTTGTGGTGGAGGGCGTCCGTATTCCATTCTTGCAGTCTGGCACCTC gtATGCAGATCTTATGCCCCATGACTTAGCCcgagcagcactgca GGGGTTGCTGAACAGGACCAGTGTACCAAGGGATGTCGTTGATTACATTGTGTATGGCACAGTTATCCAGGAAGTGAAAACAAGCAATGTTGCCAGAGAG GCTGCTTTGGGAGCTGGCTTCTCTGACAAAACTCCAGCCCATACAGTCACCATGGCTTGCATTTCTTCAAACCAGGCTATGACCACAG GCATAGGTTTGATTGCAGCTGGACAATGTGACGTCGTCGTAGCAGGAGGTGTGGAGCTGATGTCAGATGTTCCCATTCGTCACAGCAGGAAGATGAGGAAGACCATGCTCACCCTGAACCGAGCCAAGACCGTGGGCCAAAAGCTTGCCCTGATTTCCAAAATTCGCCCTGACTACTTTGCTCCTGAG CTACCAGCTGTGGCAGAGTTCTCCACCAGTGAGACTATGGGGCACTCTGCCGACCGCTTGGCTGCTGCCTTTGCAATCTCCCGAGTGGAGCAAGATGAGTACGCCCTCCGTTCACACACACTGGCCAAGAAAGCCCAGGAAGAAGGCTTGCTCCTTGATGTGGTGCCCTTCAAAGTGCCAG GCAAAGATACAGTTACCAAAGACAATGGGATCCGTCCATCCTCCCTGGAGCAGATGAGCAAACTGAAGCCAGCTTTTGTCAAGCCCTATGGAACTGTCACAGCTGCCAACTCATCCTTCCTG ACGGACGGTGCCTCAGCGATGCTGCTCATGTctgaagagaaggctttggcACTAGGATACAAACCCAAGGCCTACCTAAG GGATTTTGTCTATGTGTCCCAGGATCCGAAGGACCAACTGCTACTGGG TCCAACATATGCTACTCCCAAAGTGCTAGAGAAGGCTGGTCTGACCATGGCTGATATCGATGTGTTTGAATTCCATGAAGCTTTTGCT GGGCAGATACTGGCTAACATGAAAGCTATGGATTCAGACTGGTTTGCACAAAACTACATGGGCAGGAAGTCAAAG GTTGGAGCCCCTCCCTTGGAGAAGTTCAACACGTGGGGTGGTTCCCTCTCTCTGGGACATCCATTCGGTGCCACTGGCTGCCGCCTGGCAATTACTGCTGCCCACAGGTTGAAGAAGGAGGGAGGGCAGTACGGCCTGGTCGCTGCCTGCGCTGCAGGAGGGCAG GGGCATGCGATGTTGGTGGAGCTCTACCCTCAGTAG